In a single window of the Olivibacter sp. SDN3 genome:
- the arsB gene encoding ACR3 family arsenite efflux transporter, with the protein MQPKLKFLDRYLTLWIFLAMATGVGLGYFFPNISNATDALSVGTTNIPLAIGLILMMYPPLAKVDYSLLPKALKDTKVIGISLLLNWLIGTLLMFGLAVLFLRNEPDYMTGLILIGLARCIAMVIVWSDLAKGNREYTALLVALNSIFQILTYSFFVWLFINVLPNKLGLADFNVTVSMKDVTESVLIYLGIPFFAGFISRYALVKSKGIDWYNRKFVPKISPVTLYALLFTIVLMFSLKGDKILELPMDVVKVAIPLIIYFVLMFFVSFFISKFLNVPYDKNASIAFTATGNNFELAIAVAIAVFGIHSPQAFVGVIGPLVEVPVLILLVRASLWLKGKYYT; encoded by the coding sequence ATGCAACCCAAACTAAAATTTCTTGACCGCTATCTTACCTTATGGATATTCCTTGCGATGGCGACAGGCGTAGGCTTGGGATATTTCTTTCCGAACATTTCCAATGCTACCGATGCCCTATCCGTAGGCACGACCAATATCCCTTTGGCGATAGGGCTTATATTGATGATGTACCCCCCGTTGGCTAAGGTGGATTATTCATTGTTGCCCAAAGCCCTTAAAGACACCAAAGTAATCGGCATATCTTTATTGCTGAATTGGCTTATCGGCACACTATTGATGTTCGGTTTAGCCGTTCTGTTCTTACGGAACGAACCGGATTATATGACAGGTCTGATACTGATTGGCTTGGCAAGGTGTATCGCAATGGTCATCGTATGGAGTGACTTGGCAAAGGGCAATAGGGAATATACGGCATTATTGGTAGCATTGAACAGTATCTTTCAGATATTGACGTACAGCTTCTTTGTTTGGCTGTTCATCAATGTTCTGCCCAACAAATTAGGCTTAGCCGATTTCAACGTAACCGTATCCATGAAAGATGTAACCGAAAGCGTGCTGATATATTTGGGTATTCCATTTTTCGCAGGTTTTATAAGCCGTTATGCACTTGTAAAATCAAAAGGTATAGACTGGTATAACCGCAAATTCGTTCCCAAAATATCACCCGTTACATTATATGCTTTATTGTTTACCATAGTATTGATGTTCAGTCTGAAAGGTGATAAAATATTGGAGTTGCCAATGGATGTAGTAAAAGTAGCTATACCGCTTATCATCTATTTTGTACTGATGTTTTTCGTGAGCTTCTTTATCAGCAAATTCTTAAATGTTCCTTACGACAAAAACGCATCCATCGCATTTACAGCCACAGGAAATAATTTTGAATTGGCAATAGCCGTAGCAATAGCTGTCTTTGGCATTCATTCACCACAGGCATTTGTGGGCGTTATCGGCCCACTTGTGGAAGTTCCGGTATTGATATTATTGGTAAGAGCAAGTTTGTGGTTAAAGGGAAAGTATTACACATAG
- a CDS encoding low molecular weight phosphatase family protein → MYKNLAETIRGVIDNQNVSEERKAILQPLIDYVRQKANSGADINLNFICTHNSRRSHFAQIWAQVAGAYFNIPNVHSYSGGTEETALFPKVAETLTNQGFTIFKIAETDNPVYAIKYGDNDLPIIGFSKQYDSSFNPASAFVAIMTCSQADGGCPFIAGAEKRIPITFEDPKISDGTPEQSKVYAERSLQIATEMCYVFSMIKS, encoded by the coding sequence ATGTACAAGAATTTAGCCGAAACCATAAGGGGAGTTATTGACAACCAAAACGTAAGCGAGGAACGCAAAGCGATACTGCAACCGCTGATAGATTATGTACGGCAGAAAGCAAACAGCGGAGCGGACATAAACCTCAATTTCATCTGCACCCATAATTCACGCAGAAGCCACTTCGCACAGATATGGGCGCAGGTCGCAGGTGCGTATTTCAATATCCCGAATGTACATTCTTATTCGGGCGGTACGGAAGAAACGGCACTATTCCCGAAAGTGGCGGAAACATTGACCAATCAAGGTTTTACTATTTTCAAGATTGCGGAAACCGATAATCCTGTATATGCCATAAAATATGGGGATAATGATTTGCCAATCATTGGATTTTCCAAGCAATACGACAGCTCTTTCAACCCTGCATCGGCATTTGTCGCCATTATGACCTGTTCGCAGGCAGACGGCGGATGTCCGTTTATTGCCGGAGCGGAAAAGAGAATACCTATCACATTTGAAGACCCCAAGATTTCAGACGGGACACCGGAGCAATCAAAGGTATATGCAGAAAGAAGTTTACAGATAGCAACAGAAATGTGCTATGTTTTTTCAATGATTAAGAGTTAG
- a CDS encoding DUF6428 family protein, translating to MKLSKIKEILPTLDNVEFQLENGTFVPEHFHVTEVGQITKHFIDCGGVVRTEKAVNFQLWDANDYEHRIKPTKLLNIIKLSEEKLGMEEAEIEVEYQTETIGKFDLDFDGQRFILKNKQTACLANDACGIPAEKQKVKLSELNSTCCTPNSGCC from the coding sequence ATGAAACTATCAAAAATCAAAGAAATCCTGCCAACATTGGACAATGTTGAATTTCAATTAGAGAACGGAACTTTTGTTCCCGAACATTTCCACGTGACGGAAGTAGGACAGATTACCAAACATTTTATTGACTGTGGTGGTGTAGTCCGCACGGAGAAAGCAGTAAACTTCCAACTGTGGGATGCCAACGACTATGAACACAGGATAAAACCTACCAAACTATTGAACATCATCAAGCTGTCAGAAGAAAAATTGGGAATGGAAGAGGCCGAAATCGAAGTAGAATACCAAACCGAAACGATTGGCAAGTTTGACTTGGACTTTGACGGTCAGCGTTTCATCCTAAAGAACAAACAGACGGCTTGTTTGGCAAATGATGCCTGCGGTATTCCTGCGGAAAAACAAAAAGTAAAATTATCGGAGCTGAACAGCACGTGCTGTACACCTAATTCGGGATGTTGCTAA
- a CDS encoding helix-turn-helix transcriptional regulator, which translates to MGLTKTEIFTDEQNKLASLFKVLGHPARVAILQYIINQKTCICNDLVDELGLAQATISQHLKELKSIGIIQGTIEGKSVCYCIDENIWKEIQAELNTFFNQEVQVMKCCT; encoded by the coding sequence ATGGGGCTTACTAAAACAGAAATATTTACGGACGAACAGAACAAATTGGCTTCTTTGTTTAAAGTTTTAGGGCATCCTGCAAGGGTTGCCATTCTCCAATATATCATCAATCAGAAAACCTGTATCTGTAACGATTTGGTCGATGAATTGGGATTGGCACAGGCAACCATTTCACAGCACTTAAAAGAGCTAAAAAGCATCGGTATCATACAGGGAACTATTGAGGGGAAATCCGTTTGTTATTGTATTGATGAAAATATATGGAAAGAAATTCAAGCCGAATTGAATACGTTTTTTAATCAAGAAGTACAAGTAATGAAGTGCTGTACGTAG
- a CDS encoding RteC domain-containing protein translates to MDKFHDETLYKLETAINELEIEADCSVQRIEAVIYHILECLSELKAYVLKRGFKNTDEEIRFFKHQKPAIVAKLIYYNAIYKIETKKPYGAKPIRKYLNKELKKLKRFFDNNLDFYKYYRSNNSFLDESFFVRGKHDIKLWLDTYYFQSDQSFSTSHDYKVAKIIANDLIQVYIEDQLYNKFQKDKSKTQKKLKWTGSKVALIELIYALHYQNVFDNGNNDIREVAQYFESTFDIDLGNFYQTYLELRNRKMNRTKFLDALREELIRRMDEQDEK, encoded by the coding sequence ATGGATAAATTTCACGATGAAACATTATATAAACTGGAAACAGCAATCAACGAGTTGGAGATTGAAGCCGATTGCTCCGTGCAACGGATAGAAGCCGTTATATACCATATTCTCGAATGCCTGTCCGAACTGAAAGCGTATGTGCTGAAAAGAGGGTTTAAGAACACGGATGAAGAAATCCGATTTTTCAAACATCAGAAACCTGCCATTGTAGCAAAACTCATTTACTACAACGCCATTTATAAAATCGAAACAAAGAAGCCGTATGGTGCAAAGCCCATTAGGAAATACCTCAACAAAGAACTGAAAAAATTAAAAAGGTTCTTTGACAACAACCTCGATTTTTACAAGTACTACCGGAGCAATAACTCGTTCCTTGACGAGAGTTTTTTTGTTCGTGGCAAGCATGATATAAAGCTATGGTTGGACACCTATTATTTTCAGTCCGACCAGTCCTTTTCCACTTCACATGATTACAAGGTCGCCAAGATAATAGCCAATGATTTGATACAGGTTTACATCGAAGACCAGTTGTATAACAAATTCCAAAAAGACAAATCGAAAACCCAAAAAAAGCTGAAATGGACAGGTAGCAAAGTGGCATTGATAGAACTGATTTATGCCCTGCACTATCAAAATGTATTTGACAACGGGAACAATGACATAAGGGAAGTAGCCCAATACTTTGAAAGCACATTTGATATTGATTTGGGCAATTTTTATCAGACCTATTTGGAGTTGAGAAACCGGAAGATGAACCGTACAAAATTCCTTGATGCGCTTCGGGAAGAACTTATACGGAGAATGGACGAACAGGACGAGAAATGA
- a CDS encoding MBL fold metallo-hydrolase translates to MTKIHHLNCVEIQSPIGSRGIGHCLLLEAEQRLVLVDTGIGLLDTQQPATRIGQDLIDMVGFRFNEEWTAIRQIEQLGLTPNSVTDCIISHLDNDHIGGLSDFPDAVVHVGMEEYENFKSDNPRYLKVPLSHNPKIITYGQSENEWYGFEARKIDIDIDVDFFLIPLFGHTNGHCGVAIKVNNRWLFYVADAYYLRAELNDNNHPVNELVKIRADNDELRIISLNKIRDLVNKHPEITVFGYHDVEDYNP, encoded by the coding sequence ATGACAAAAATACATCACCTTAATTGTGTCGAAATTCAGTCGCCGATAGGGAGCAGAGGGATAGGGCATTGTCTGTTATTGGAAGCTGAACAACGGCTTGTTCTTGTAGATACAGGAATTGGTCTTTTAGACACCCAACAGCCAGCAACAAGAATTGGGCAGGATTTAATCGATATGGTTGGCTTCCGTTTTAACGAAGAATGGACAGCAATAAGGCAAATTGAACAGCTTGGTCTAACCCCCAATTCCGTAACTGATTGCATCATTTCACATTTGGACAACGACCATATCGGCGGACTTTCAGATTTTCCCGATGCAGTCGTACACGTTGGAATGGAAGAATATGAAAACTTTAAATCAGATAACCCGAGATACCTAAAAGTACCGTTGTCGCACAATCCTAAAATCATAACTTATGGACAGTCAGAAAATGAATGGTATGGATTTGAAGCGAGGAAGATTGATATTGATATAGATGTAGACTTTTTTCTTATCCCCTTATTTGGTCATACTAACGGTCATTGTGGCGTAGCGATAAAAGTTAACAATAGATGGCTTTTTTATGTTGCTGATGCCTATTATTTGAGGGCTGAATTAAATGATAATAATCACCCTGTAAATGAATTGGTTAAAATAAGAGCGGATAATGATGAACTGCGGATAATCTCACTTAACAAAATCCGTGACCTTGTAAACAAACATCCGGAAATTACGGTATTTGGCTATCACGATGTTGAAGATTACAATCCTTAG
- a CDS encoding AraC family transcriptional regulator yields the protein MGRNGQIENDLILRNMDIVTIEPHNNLKEIVKKFWWANIQNANHQNKTYKILADGALGIIFQHFNGQSSLLNADGHQLPISFVYGQKNDSPCINSFQGNPFIFGVNLQPTAFKKLFSIDTSELTNTLIDSEYLFSKQFTDELLHTSSPEQIIQLFSGQLYRKLLKSKQDNIIDHSIKLMFDDADGINSHDLSSRFHISRRQFQRKFKEYVGVCPETYLRIIKFQKSIYLLRTRQYKKLSDIGFSLNYADQSHFGREFKLFSGCTPKEFLHKNNLQQSFLINETHPFETMRIFSN from the coding sequence ATGGGTAGGAATGGGCAAATTGAGAACGATTTAATTCTAAGGAACATGGATATTGTGACGATAGAACCACATAACAACCTTAAAGAGATTGTAAAAAAGTTCTGGTGGGCTAACATCCAAAATGCTAACCACCAGAATAAAACGTACAAAATTTTGGCGGATGGAGCTTTGGGTATCATATTCCAACATTTTAACGGACAATCCTCTTTACTCAATGCTGATGGGCATCAACTTCCAATATCTTTTGTCTACGGTCAAAAAAACGATAGCCCGTGCATAAATTCCTTTCAAGGCAACCCGTTTATTTTTGGAGTAAATCTTCAACCAACAGCCTTTAAAAAGTTGTTTTCCATAGACACTTCCGAACTTACAAATACGCTTATAGACAGTGAATATCTTTTTTCAAAGCAATTCACCGATGAGTTGTTGCACACCTCTTCCCCCGAACAAATAATCCAGTTATTTAGCGGACAGCTTTATCGAAAATTATTGAAATCCAAGCAGGATAATATAATCGACCATAGTATAAAGTTGATGTTTGATGATGCTGACGGTATTAATTCCCATGACCTGTCATCCCGTTTCCATATTTCCCGAAGACAGTTTCAGCGTAAATTTAAAGAATACGTAGGTGTCTGCCCCGAAACTTATCTGCGAATTATAAAGTTTCAAAAATCTATTTATTTGCTAAGAACAAGGCAATATAAAAAGCTAAGTGACATCGGTTTTTCGCTTAACTACGCAGACCAGTCGCATTTTGGAAGAGAATTTAAGCTGTTTTCCGGTTGTACACCAAAAGAGTTCTTACATAAAAACAATTTGCAACAGTCTTTTTTAATTAACGAGACCCACCCGTTTGAAACTATGCGAATATTCAGCAATTAA
- the mobC gene encoding conjugal transfer protein MobC yields MQGEDDLRGLAKIMAFMRAVSILLVLMHFYWFCYGFFAERGWTLEIIGKILTNFNRTAGLFAHTLYTKIFAMLLLALSCLGTKGVKNEKITWAKIYTALVIGFALFFLNTPLLKLSAGVATSLYILTTSLGYIALLMAGVWMSRLLRNNLMDDVFNNENESFQQETRLIENEYSVNLPTKFFYKGKWNNGWINIVNPFRASIVLGTPGSGKSYAIVNNYIKQHIEKGFAMYIYDFKFDDLSTIAYNHLLKHSDKYKVKPKFYVINFDDPRRSHRCNPLSPAFMTNISDAYEASYTIMLNLNRSWILKQGDFFVESPIILLASIIWFLKIYEDGKYCTFPHAIELLNKKYADVFTILTSYPELENYLSAFMDAWQGGAQDQLQGQIASAKIPLSRMISPQLYWVMTGDDFSLDINNPQEPKILCVGNNPDRQNIYSSALGLYNSRIVKLINKKDKLKSSVIIDELPTIYFRGLDNLIATARSNKVAVCLGFQDYSQLIRDYGDKESKVIQNTVGNIFSGQVVGETAKNLSERFGKVLQKRQSMTINRNDKSTSISTQLDSLIPASKISTLTQGMFVGAVSDNFDERIEQKIFHAEIVVDNEKVSAETKAYKQIPQILSFNDEHGNDNMKQVIEANYRQVKADIVHIVESEMERIKNDPDLQHLIQAT; encoded by the coding sequence ATGCAGGGAGAAGACGATTTGAGAGGATTAGCCAAAATCATGGCTTTTATGCGTGCCGTAAGTATTCTTTTGGTACTGATGCACTTTTATTGGTTCTGTTACGGGTTCTTTGCCGAACGTGGGTGGACACTGGAAATTATCGGCAAGATACTGACCAATTTCAACCGTACCGCAGGGCTGTTTGCCCACACACTTTACACCAAGATTTTTGCAATGCTTTTGTTGGCGTTAAGCTGTCTTGGTACTAAAGGCGTAAAGAATGAAAAGATAACATGGGCTAAGATTTACACCGCCTTAGTTATCGGCTTTGCGCTGTTCTTTCTGAACACGCCATTGTTAAAGCTGTCAGCAGGGGTTGCCACATCGCTTTACATCCTTACAACGAGTTTGGGATATATAGCCTTGCTCATGGCAGGGGTATGGATGAGCCGACTACTCCGCAACAACCTGATGGACGATGTTTTCAATAACGAAAACGAGAGCTTCCAACAGGAAACCCGTCTGATAGAAAATGAATACTCGGTCAATCTTCCGACAAAGTTTTTTTACAAGGGCAAGTGGAACAATGGATGGATTAATATCGTCAACCCTTTTCGAGCTTCGATTGTACTTGGTACTCCCGGCTCGGGAAAATCCTACGCCATCGTAAACAACTACATCAAGCAACATATCGAAAAGGGCTTTGCGATGTATATCTACGATTTTAAGTTTGACGACCTTTCCACGATTGCCTACAACCATTTGCTGAAACATTCCGATAAATATAAGGTGAAGCCGAAATTTTACGTTATCAATTTTGACGACCCACGCCGTAGCCACCGATGCAATCCGCTAAGCCCTGCCTTTATGACGAACATTTCCGATGCTTACGAAGCCTCTTACACCATCATGCTGAACCTCAACAGGTCGTGGATTTTGAAGCAAGGGGATTTTTTCGTGGAAAGCCCAATTATATTGCTTGCCTCAATCATTTGGTTTCTGAAAATCTATGAAGACGGAAAGTACTGCACGTTTCCCCATGCTATTGAATTGCTGAATAAAAAATATGCAGACGTTTTTACGATACTGACCTCATATCCCGAACTTGAAAACTATCTATCGGCTTTCATGGATGCGTGGCAGGGCGGAGCGCAAGACCAGTTGCAGGGGCAGATAGCATCGGCAAAAATCCCATTGTCACGGATGATTTCACCACAGCTTTATTGGGTCATGACGGGGGATGATTTTTCACTGGACATCAACAACCCCCAAGAGCCGAAAATCTTGTGCGTGGGCAATAATCCCGACCGTCAAAATATCTATTCGTCCGCTTTGGGATTATATAATTCGAGGATTGTAAAACTCATCAATAAGAAAGATAAGTTAAAGAGTTCCGTCATCATAGACGAGTTGCCTACGATATATTTCCGAGGACTGGATAATCTTATCGCAACGGCACGTAGCAATAAGGTGGCAGTATGCTTGGGTTTTCAAGACTATTCACAATTGATAAGGGATTATGGCGACAAGGAAAGCAAGGTCATCCAAAATACGGTGGGTAATATTTTCTCCGGTCAGGTAGTGGGCGAAACAGCCAAGAACCTAAGCGAGCGTTTCGGCAAGGTCTTGCAGAAAAGGCAGAGTATGACCATCAACCGTAATGACAAATCCACTTCTATATCCACCCAATTGGACAGCCTTATTCCGGCTTCCAAAATATCTACCTTGACACAGGGAATGTTTGTCGGAGCAGTATCGGACAACTTTGATGAGCGCATCGAACAGAAAATATTTCACGCTGAAATTGTGGTGGATAACGAAAAAGTTTCTGCCGAAACAAAAGCGTATAAGCAGATACCGCAAATATTATCCTTTAACGATGAACACGGCAACGATAATATGAAGCAGGTCATTGAAGCCAATTATAGGCAGGTCAAAGCGGACATTGTGCATATTGTGGAAAGCGAAATGGAGCGTATCAAGAACGACCCCGATTTACAGCATCTGATACAAGCTACATAA
- a CDS encoding abortive infection family protein codes for MADLKLQEKNKIEKFLDMSSGYVSNFSDRTFREFISDAVDLDIDDEKYHYASNSKANRLRQFIKVEEDYTVGKLLSELLTHHLEHLKDRKAGSWFNIENDEFDLKEELHKECQKIAERLKGNIVNDINAIKPNVEDLDFKKLSESIKDSIDKNLPEIALDRLHTFVMKYIRELCKKHNITYLQDEALHSLFGKYVKFLIANNHIESEMSKRILRTSISNLDSFNDIRNNRSFAHDNPILNYEESVLIFNNTSSTIKFIEAIENRVDNNKEVHNTDWKDLEF; via the coding sequence ATGGCAGATTTAAAACTTCAAGAGAAAAATAAGATTGAAAAATTTCTCGATATGAGCTCAGGTTATGTTTCAAATTTTAGTGACAGAACGTTTAGAGAATTCATATCAGATGCTGTTGATTTAGATATTGATGATGAAAAGTATCACTACGCCTCCAACTCTAAAGCTAATCGACTAAGACAATTTATTAAAGTCGAAGAAGATTATACTGTAGGAAAACTGTTATCTGAACTTCTCACCCATCATTTAGAACATTTAAAAGATAGAAAAGCAGGCTCTTGGTTTAATATTGAGAATGATGAATTTGACCTGAAAGAAGAACTTCATAAGGAATGTCAAAAAATAGCAGAGCGATTAAAGGGTAATATTGTAAATGATATTAATGCTATCAAACCAAACGTTGAGGATTTAGATTTCAAAAAACTATCAGAGTCTATAAAAGATAGCATCGATAAAAATTTGCCAGAAATTGCACTTGACAGATTACATACTTTCGTAATGAAATATATTAGAGAACTATGTAAAAAACACAATATTACATATTTGCAAGATGAAGCATTACATAGCTTATTTGGTAAATATGTGAAATTTTTAATCGCAAATAATCATATTGAATCTGAAATGTCCAAAAGAATATTAAGAACGTCCATTAGTAATCTTGACTCATTCAACGATATTAGGAACAACAGAAGTTTTGCCCATGACAACCCCATATTGAACTACGAGGAGAGCGTATTGATATTCAATAACACTTCAAGTACAATTAAGTTTATTGAGGCTATTGAAAATCGGGTTGACAATAATAAAGAAGTTCATAATACTGATTGGAAGGACTTAGAATTTTAA